From Aegilops tauschii subsp. strangulata cultivar AL8/78 chromosome 5, Aet v6.0, whole genome shotgun sequence:
TTGGGATTGCGTTCTGAAGCCTAGTTTCAGCGAACGATCTTTGGACCTGATGTGGCGACGGGCTTGCTTCAAGATCCGTGCGCCTCATCCAACGACAACCAAAGCGTTCGTGCGAATTTGCTTGTTATATGACGTCAGTTCATTAGCTTTTTAGGTAGAAGAAGAAAGATCTATCCGGCATCTTTCATATATTTACAGGTGAAGCTTTGACGCCTCCAATAAATTTCTGAATATTCGGCAAATTAAGGAGAGCGAGCCAACATGTAGGCGTCGATCGACTATGGAAGGAGGAACGCTCATGGTCTCTCCACCGAGCCGGCCTAGAAAGTCGGCACAACGCCGCAGCTGGAGTCGGACAGCGCGGCTGCGGAGAAGTACTGGTCCACCTCGAGGTCGGCGTCGGCGCGCTTGGCGAATCGCCCCTTGATCCGTGGCCTGGTCTCGGCGTAGGCCTTCCGCGACGCGTACCTGATGGTCTTCTCGAACCGCCTCATCTTCCTCTTCTCCCTGTACCGGTGCACCCTGGCCTCCCTGTCCATCGCCATGCCCATGAACTGCGGCGACATGTGCGCCGCCGCTGAGAAGAGGTCGACGCTGCTCTCGCTGCGCCTCATGTACGAGCTGGTGACATCCTGGACGGTGCTACTGTTGTCCGGTGATGATGACATTGATAGCTGGAAATAACAAGACGAGAGAAGTACGATAAGATGGACATGCATGGAGATCAAGCACTCTAGGTCGATCTTTGGTTACGTACTGTGGCATTAGAAGGGAATTGAGATCAAGGTTTTGCATATCTAGAAATTATTAACAGCTATGTGGAGATCTTATAGGCTTGTAGCTAGGAGCCGAGGACCAACAGTTGCTAGATAGAGATCAAGTCCACAGAATTCATGCAAGTAACTCACGCTGCGTTGGAATGTTGCGCCAAATCCGTACCCATGGTTAGAATTTTGTGCATCGTACGGCATCTCCGCCGTGAAGCCCTGCCGCTCATGCAGCTGCGCCACCGGCTCGCCGGGCACAACGAGCTCGTGGCTGCCCTCGTTGCTCTCCATCCCGTGGCCGCGGTACTCCTTGCTCGACGCGTCCTTCTCGCCTGCTCGTCCGAGGTCAAGGAAGTCAGCGACGAGCGCGTCGCCGAACGCCGGCGCATCCCCCTCCGGGCCCCGGAGCGGGTCCAGCAGCAGCCACGACGtcgcttcctcctcctcctcctctccctcgccgtcgtCGTAGTAGGACCTCCGGCCCTCACGGATGGGCCAGGAGGAGTTGACGCCGCCGGGCCGGACGACGAAGGCGCCTCCGGCAGGGGAGGCCGGGGCCACGGCGCCCATCGGGACGCGGCGGTGGCGGCTGGCCAGCGTGTTGGCCGAGTGCACGTCCGCGTCGCACGCGGCGCAGAGCGCCGCCGAGTCGGCCCGGCAGTAGAACGCGCACGGCGCCGACCGGCACGAGTCGCAGCGCTGCTGCagcatgccgccgccgccgcgcagctGGCCACGGAGCTCCGGCTCGGCCTTGATCATCGCCGCGCGCGAGGTCGATCGGTCCAGTTCACCCACCGCTCAGGCGGGCTATATATACGCTTATCCTCTATCCCACTCACCTCCGTCGGCTCTGTCACGCGCAGTGAACAAGCTGGAGCGCAGGGTGCAGCGTGCGGCCTTGTGTTTTGATCTGGTTGGGTTTTCGTCTTGTGGACGAGAGTTAGACAAGTCTGCATGGGGGGACGTCGGCGGGAGAATCCCGGCGGCGACACGTTCGCGGGGTTCGAACGGCTGAGAGAGCCTGGTCCCTTATCTTGTGGCCTGGCGTGCTCACGATGGGACCGGCTAGAGGGCTTGGTGGGCCCCATAGGATAACGGGTTGCTGCTCCTGGCCAATGCTGCCTTGCACCTTCGACACGTCTCTATGCCCGGTCTCCCATGGCGGACTAGTCAAATCTTATCTGCAAGTTCCGATTGTCAAGGCTGGTTGTGCACGCAATGCCATGTCAGTCTTTATAAATTGCATTCTAAAAAAATGTCTTTATAAATTGCCAAAAAGATATGCAATGCAATTATAGATCAAATGTCAGAATTTTGGTTGGGTGATGGTGAAAGTGTGTTTGAAGATGAGCATTCCGAAGAAGGAAGTGGGCACCGATTTAGGGACGGTCACAGTTTTTTTCAAAAAAGGCTTCTGCTCCGTTTTATAGATAAAGCAACGATCAACTTACAACTCGACACAACACAACACAACACCATACATG
This genomic window contains:
- the LOC109782676 gene encoding zinc finger protein CO3, which translates into the protein MIKAEPELRGQLRGGGGMLQQRCDSCRSAPCAFYCRADSAALCAACDADVHSANTLASRHRRVPMGAVAPASPAGGAFVVRPGGVNSSWPIREGRRSYYDDGEGEEEEEEATSWLLLDPLRGPEGDAPAFGDALVADFLDLGRAGEKDASSKEYRGHGMESNEGSHELVVPGEPVAQLHERQGFTAEMPYDAQNSNHGYGFGATFQRSLSMSSSPDNSSTVQDVTSSYMRRSESSVDLFSAAAHMSPQFMGMAMDREARVHRYREKRKMRRFEKTIRYASRKAYAETRPRIKGRFAKRADADLEVDQYFSAAALSDSSCGVVPTF